A segment of the Mercurialis annua linkage group LG4, ddMerAnnu1.2, whole genome shotgun sequence genome:
TTCTTTCCATTTTCTCTGTAATTTTTTAAcgttaatataaactcaataaaTTATGCAAAGgaataatacatttttaaaatatcttctTAAAAGCAATAGAATAATAGTCCTAATTGATGCCTAAATTAATTACGTACCCTCGCAATGCCAAAACAGTACTCGTTTAAGATTTcaacacataaaataaaaaaataattaaattgttttatagtgttattttacTCCTGTTCTATTCTTTTTAATTGTCATTAAATATTGTAGCACACGTATTAAGAAGTATAATTATTAGTGTACCTATCTTAGAAAAAATGTGATGATTATAGTACAAAAATAGTAAAATGTTAAACAACTCCcaactatattttaaaataaatattgacGTTTTTCATTTATGATGACTAATGAGTACAACAATTAGTGacatctaaataattttttttttcattcaatcacattgataaaattatcataatatacaacaattATTAGTTTAGATTAATACATCAACGAGGAAAATATTCCACTTGGCTAAgcatatatactttttttttgacataaattgcttaTCATACTTTGAACAAGAGAATTGGCCTTTCTTATTAATACTAAATACAATATCATGACCTAATTAAGCAATGAAgaataatttactaaataaaaacCTTAATAACCATttccatataaaattaaatcacCATATGATCATAATCAAGTGTAGAATTGCAAAACCGAAACCAACCAGCCATACTGTAACAGAATAACGGGTAGAAGCACCACTAAAATAGTTCCAATTCTCATCAGTTACATACAAATTTCCATTTCCAGGGACACCAGTCACATAAATAAACCTGGGAGGTGGTGGCGCCACAGGAGAGCAATATGTCGTCttcggcggcggcggcggtggagGAGGAGGCAGCTGGGCACAAGGGTTGACACAAGGACATGATCCACACTTTATCTGGTCGATGCTAACAGCACAACATGAAGCAACaacaaaaagaaagaagagTAAAGATTTCATTTGATGCATTGTATTATTTCTAGAGAGAGAAGTGAAATAATATGGAGGTTTTTTGAGGTGATGATTGGTTCCTAAGGAATTACACGTAATAAGAGATGCATGAGCATATATTCTAGTTGGCTATGGCCATTGCAGACTCAGGAAGTATAAAgtgataatatattattataaaaattggaaaaaaaaagttaagatggaaaaagtaaaacatttagaggtggcaaaaatatattattaaatttgttttgatgatattatttacatattaaatttataaaatatctaTCATACACTATATATAGGTTCATTCATGTCTATAGTAAGTAATAGTAgctgattaaaatattttacgaTTACTGAACTAtagaccttttttttattttattcggTAGCTAAACTCTTATTTTCATTACAAGAAAAAgttatttattcatttcaaACTAAGTATTGCTTACGTGATAAAGAAAATTCAATGATATGATTCTTCGTGATAATATATGATCCTCCATGTGTCgctttttttattgtatatatggTTCTCTGtatatcatttttttcaatAGTACGATCTTCTGCATGTCGTTTTTTTTCTATAGTTTTACTTAGGTGGCGTTCTTACATGAAAAATTTGGGGTATCGAACAATTTTAAATTGCCATGTACACCAGAAATATGATGTAACTTTCCGTCGTAAGAATAGTAATAGTTAGTTAATCTAAATATAACAAATGAAATGTTGCTTACCGAAGTGTAAAAGGTTTATAAGTCGGTGcccgaaaaatatttttaacccTAATAGTAGTAGTGAAGAAGagaatattgaaaaaaatatatgaaggGGTTAGGTAATTGCAGTTATTTCTAGAAATGTAAAAGATGATAGAATTTGGAGAAGAGACTTCTTCAAAATGgagttcgtaatgttttgaaagcGAATTGCATGTGGATGTTATAAATGTAGGGGACCCTATTCATATGTCATCTCTCTTTTTATGTCATAACTCCATCACTAGTTCTCACACTCCAACCTTCCAAATTCTAGAAATAAGTTTTGTATTACTAAACTTCGAATATATCCTTGATTTCATTAAACTACAATGATTAACAGTATTTTTCTTCAAGAAGATTGATGCACAAGTTAGTATATGTAAATTTAAGATTTGCaatctaaatatatatatgtttatattttaattaaagtaattaaactAATAGCAGATTATAGAAGAAGAATTGTTCCACTATCACTTTGTTGCTTTATTCGACTATTCACAAGACAAAGAAAgggattaaaaattaaattatactaatacagattagttaatatttaattactaaagAAAATGTAGAACACTAGCTTACTTGTTATTGCTAATCTCACTTTTCGACAGTTATAGGCTGGCGTTATTCTTATATTCCATCTCTACTTTGGTTTTCTttactttattaatttataggcTCAAAAATAGCATTTATGCAGCAAAATAGTTAGTTATAGAAAGTTGGAAATTTAGTGTACTTGGTAATTTATATACGCATATTTTACCCAATAAAAAAACATTGGTAACTgagttttccttttttttttacacaTCATTAAAGTTCCGATTGCTAAAACCTCAATTATTAGGTGTTAGTTGTAGAAGCCGGTTTGAACCCACAACTGAAAATGTACTTGGAGACGACTTAAACATCAAGTATACGCTCACACTGACTTATTGAATATATTTAGCTAATGTAGTGTCACTTTATGTATTTTACACGTATCTCAGTAGTCAGTGACGGATGTAAGTACATAAGGACCCCgctttttttgagaaaaaataaattacctaTATTATAAACACATTAAAAACCTACTAATATAATAA
Coding sequences within it:
- the LOC126678041 gene encoding uncharacterized protein LOC126678041 yields the protein MHQMKSLLFFLFVVASCCAVSIDQIKCGSCPCVNPCAQLPPPPPPPPPKTTYCSPVAPPPPRFIYVTGVPGNGNLYVTDENWNYFSGASTRYSVTVWLVGFGFAILHLIMIIW